The following proteins are encoded in a genomic region of Variovorax paradoxus:
- a CDS encoding OmpH family outer membrane protein, producing the protein MTHLIRAAAGALLIPVFALVAAPAAQAQETFRIGFVNPDRVLREAQPAKAAQAKLEAEFLKREKDLTTQGEALKTASEKFEREAPTLSESQRTSRQRALVDQDRDFQRRRREFQEDLNARKNEELQQVYERANRVVKQVAEAEKYDAILQEAIYINPKHDITDKVIKALNASTTSSAPAGGK; encoded by the coding sequence ATGACGCATTTGATTCGCGCCGCCGCTGGCGCGTTGTTGATCCCCGTTTTTGCGCTGGTTGCCGCGCCTGCTGCCCAGGCGCAGGAGACCTTTCGCATTGGATTCGTGAATCCGGACCGTGTGCTGCGCGAAGCCCAGCCGGCCAAGGCCGCGCAGGCCAAGCTCGAGGCCGAGTTCCTCAAGCGCGAGAAAGATCTCACGACCCAGGGCGAAGCGCTGAAAACGGCCTCGGAGAAATTCGAGCGTGAAGCGCCCACCTTGTCGGAAAGCCAGCGCACGTCGCGTCAGCGCGCGCTGGTCGACCAGGACCGCGACTTCCAGCGCCGCCGCCGCGAGTTCCAGGAAGACCTCAATGCGCGCAAGAACGAAGAGCTCCAGCAGGTCTACGAACGTGCCAACCGCGTGGTGAAGCAGGTGGCCGAGGCTGAAAAGTACGACGCGATCCTGCAAGAAGCGATCTACATCAACCCGAAGCACGACATCACGGACAAGGTGATCAAGGCGCTGAACGCCTCGACCACTTCTTCCGCGCCTGCGGGCGGCAAATAA
- the bamA gene encoding outer membrane protein assembly factor BamA gives MNTNFSRFRLRSVAAVVASALAATAAWAVEPFTVRDIRVEGLQRVEPGTIFASLPLRVGDTYSDERGSAAIRALFELGLFKDVRIDVNGNVLVVIVEERPTVADVDFVGTKEFDKAALQKALREVGLTDGRPYDKALTDRAEQELKRQYVSRSLYNAQVVTTVTPIERNRVNLTFTVTEGDSARIREVRVVGNKAFSESTLLSLFDQDSGGFMSWYTKSNQYSRTKLNADLETLRSYYITRGYLEFRIDSTQVAISPDRQDLSVTVNITEGEKFVVAGVKLDGNYLGRDEEFKSLVTIKPGEPYNGEQVTETTKAFTDYFGTFGYAFARVQARPEIDRTNNRVMLTLQAEPSRRVYVRRVAVGGNAKTRDEVIRREFRQFEASWYDGDKIKTSRDRVDRLGFFTEVNVETQEIPGSPDQVDLVVNVAEKPTGSLQLGAGYSSAEKVALTFGISQENVFGSGNFLGLQVNTSKYNRTLSLTTTDPYFTQDGISRTVSVYHTTTRPYSTTIDGDYKLVNQGASIRFGVPFSEVDTVFFGVGLERYAFDPNTSTAFSGLFTPASYLRYFQCSKDASGLFVTECDQKSVWGVPLTIGWGRDSRDSALTPTTGRLQRANLELGVGGDMKYVKTNYQYQQFFAINKQYTFAINADVGYAKPLGGKDYPIFKNFYAGGLGSIRGFEQNSLGPRDVPLAFQSEGAALGGTKKAVFNAELSTPFPGAGNDRTLRLYGFFDVGNVFGSRAPGLTDEQYKAQKKLRASVGLGVSWISPLGPLRLAYAFPIKSQKEVLDPNNPNIVLIPKDRIQRLQFQIGTSF, from the coding sequence ATGAACACAAACTTCAGTCGCTTTCGCCTGCGTAGCGTTGCCGCGGTGGTGGCCAGCGCGCTGGCGGCCACGGCAGCTTGGGCCGTCGAGCCTTTCACGGTGCGCGACATTCGCGTAGAAGGCTTGCAACGCGTCGAGCCCGGCACGATCTTCGCGTCGCTGCCGCTGCGTGTGGGCGATACCTACAGCGACGAACGCGGATCGGCGGCCATCCGCGCGCTGTTCGAACTGGGTTTGTTCAAGGACGTGCGCATCGACGTCAACGGCAATGTGCTGGTGGTGATCGTCGAAGAGCGGCCCACCGTTGCGGACGTCGATTTCGTCGGCACCAAGGAATTCGACAAGGCCGCGCTCCAGAAGGCGCTGCGCGAAGTCGGCCTGACCGACGGCCGGCCGTACGACAAGGCGCTGACCGATCGTGCCGAGCAGGAGCTCAAGCGCCAGTACGTGAGCCGCAGCCTCTACAACGCGCAGGTCGTGACCACGGTCACGCCCATCGAGCGCAACCGCGTCAACCTCACGTTCACCGTGACCGAGGGCGATTCGGCCCGCATCCGCGAAGTCCGCGTGGTCGGCAACAAGGCGTTCAGCGAATCGACGCTGCTGAGCCTGTTCGACCAGGACAGCGGCGGCTTCATGAGCTGGTACACCAAGTCGAACCAGTACTCGCGTACCAAGCTGAACGCCGACCTGGAAACGCTGCGCTCGTACTACATCACGCGCGGCTATCTCGAATTCCGCATCGACTCGACGCAGGTTGCCATTTCGCCTGACCGGCAGGACCTGTCGGTGACCGTGAACATCACCGAAGGCGAAAAGTTCGTGGTGGCCGGCGTCAAGCTCGACGGCAACTATCTGGGCCGCGACGAGGAGTTCAAGTCGCTCGTGACCATCAAGCCCGGCGAGCCGTACAACGGCGAGCAGGTGACCGAGACCACCAAGGCTTTCACGGACTACTTCGGCACCTTCGGCTATGCGTTCGCGCGCGTGCAGGCCCGCCCGGAAATCGACCGCACCAACAACCGCGTGATGCTGACGCTGCAAGCCGAGCCCTCGCGCCGCGTTTACGTCCGCCGCGTGGCGGTGGGCGGCAACGCCAAGACGCGTGACGAAGTGATCCGCCGCGAGTTCCGCCAGTTCGAGGCCTCGTGGTACGACGGCGACAAGATCAAGACTTCGCGCGATCGCGTGGACCGTCTCGGCTTCTTCACCGAAGTGAACGTCGAAACCCAGGAAATCCCCGGTTCGCCCGACCAGGTCGACCTGGTCGTGAACGTGGCGGAAAAGCCCACCGGCAGCCTGCAGCTCGGCGCCGGCTACTCCAGCGCCGAGAAGGTGGCTCTGACCTTCGGCATCTCCCAAGAGAACGTGTTCGGTTCGGGCAACTTCCTGGGCTTGCAGGTCAACACCAGCAAGTACAACCGCACACTGTCGCTGACCACCACGGACCCGTATTTCACGCAGGACGGCATCTCGCGCACGGTGAGCGTCTATCACACCACGACGCGCCCCTATTCGACGACCATCGACGGCGACTACAAGCTGGTCAACCAGGGCGCTTCCATTCGCTTTGGTGTGCCATTCAGCGAAGTGGACACGGTCTTCTTCGGCGTAGGTCTCGAGCGGTACGCGTTTGATCCGAATACGTCGACAGCATTTTCGGGGCTCTTCACCCCGGCGTCCTATCTTCGCTATTTCCAATGCTCGAAAGACGCGTCAGGGTTGTTCGTGACGGAGTGCGACCAGAAGAGCGTGTGGGGCGTCCCGCTGACCATCGGCTGGGGCCGCGACAGCCGCGACAGCGCGCTGACACCGACAACCGGGCGCTTGCAGCGAGCCAACCTGGAACTGGGCGTCGGCGGCGACATGAAGTACGTCAAGACGAACTACCAGTATCAGCAGTTCTTCGCAATCAACAAGCAATACACGTTTGCGATCAACGCCGACGTGGGGTATGCCAAGCCCCTCGGCGGCAAGGACTACCCGATCTTCAAGAACTTCTATGCCGGTGGCCTGGGCTCCATCCGCGGCTTCGAGCAGAACTCGCTCGGTCCGCGCGATGTGCCGTTGGCCTTCCAGTCCGAAGGCGCCGCACTGGGCGGCACCAAGAAGGCCGTCTTCAATGCGGAGCTCAGCACGCCGTTCCCGGGTGCGGGCAACGACCGGACCCTGCGCCTTTACGGCTTCTTCGACGTCGGCAACGTGTTCGGTTCGCGCGCCCCGGGCCTGACGGACGAGCAGTACAAGGCGCAGAAGAAGTTGCGCGCCTCCGTCGGCCTCGGGGTCAGCTGGATCTCGCCGCTCGGCCCGCTGCGCCTGGCGTACGCTTTCCCCATCAAGTCGCAGAAGGAAGTTCTGGACCCCAACAACCCCAATATTGTCCTGATCCCGAAGGATAGAATTCAGCGCTTGCAATTCCAGATCGGAACTTCTTTCTAA
- the rseP gene encoding RIP metalloprotease RseP: MLTVIAFVVAIGVLIAVHEYGHYRVAVACGVKVLRFSVGFGKTLYRWQPKRQHPGQSTEFVIGAFPLGGYVKMLDEREGPVAPEERHRAFNTQPLRSRAAIVAAGPIANLLLAVVLYTVVNWIGVDEPVAKLARPVAASLAEAAGLRGGEHVTRAGFDGDLAPVQSFEDLRWRMTRGALDGQDLTLEIAGEDGRPERQIVLPLSRMEAKDADPQMFRKIGVLAPLTRPEIGQVMAGSAAERAGLRDGDLVRAIGNAPIVDGQQLREVIRTSIDGDQPRAQTWQVLRGGQLLELEVKPELRDEAGVKVGRIGAYVGAPPEMVTVRQGPIDGVWRGIVRTWEVSALTVRMMGKMVIGEASLKNLSGPLTIADYAGKSASLGLTQYLVFLALISVSLGVLNLMPLPVLDGGHLMYYLWEGLTGKSVSDAWMERLQRGGVALLLVMMSVALFNDVTRLFG; this comes from the coding sequence ATGCTCACTGTCATCGCTTTTGTGGTTGCCATCGGCGTGCTGATCGCCGTGCACGAATACGGCCACTACCGCGTCGCGGTGGCTTGCGGCGTCAAGGTGCTGCGGTTCTCGGTCGGCTTCGGCAAGACGCTGTACCGCTGGCAGCCGAAGCGCCAGCATCCCGGCCAGTCGACCGAATTCGTCATTGGTGCGTTCCCCCTCGGCGGCTACGTCAAGATGCTCGACGAGCGCGAAGGGCCGGTGGCGCCGGAAGAGCGGCACCGCGCGTTCAACACGCAGCCGTTGCGCTCGCGCGCCGCCATCGTTGCCGCCGGGCCCATTGCCAACCTGCTGCTCGCCGTGGTGCTTTACACGGTCGTCAACTGGATCGGCGTGGATGAACCCGTCGCCAAGCTGGCCCGCCCCGTGGCGGCCTCGCTGGCCGAAGCCGCGGGCTTGCGCGGCGGCGAGCACGTCACGCGCGCCGGTTTCGACGGCGACCTGGCACCCGTGCAATCGTTCGAGGACCTGCGCTGGCGCATGACGCGCGGCGCTCTCGACGGGCAGGACCTGACGCTCGAAATCGCGGGCGAGGACGGCCGGCCCGAACGCCAGATCGTGCTGCCGCTGAGCCGCATGGAGGCCAAGGACGCCGACCCGCAGATGTTCCGCAAGATCGGCGTGCTCGCACCGCTGACCCGGCCCGAAATCGGCCAGGTCATGGCCGGCAGTGCCGCGGAACGCGCCGGCCTGCGCGATGGCGATCTGGTCCGGGCCATCGGCAACGCGCCCATCGTCGACGGACAGCAATTGCGCGAGGTGATCCGGACATCGATCGACGGCGACCAGCCGCGCGCGCAGACCTGGCAGGTGCTGCGCGGCGGGCAGTTGCTCGAGCTTGAAGTCAAACCCGAGCTGCGCGACGAGGCGGGTGTGAAGGTCGGCCGGATTGGCGCTTACGTCGGGGCACCGCCCGAAATGGTCACAGTGCGGCAGGGGCCCATCGACGGTGTCTGGCGCGGCATCGTGCGCACCTGGGAGGTCTCGGCCCTCACCGTTCGCATGATGGGCAAGATGGTGATCGGCGAAGCTTCGCTCAAGAACCTGAGCGGCCCGCTCACGATTGCCGACTATGCGGGCAAGTCCGCAAGCCTCGGGCTGACGCAGTACCTGGTGTTCCTTGCGCTGATCAGCGTGAGCCTCGGTGTGCTCAATCTCATGCCGCTGCCGGTCCTCGATGGGGGGCACCTGATGTATTATCTTTGGGAGGGCCTGACCGGCAAGAGCGTCTCTGACGCTTGGATGGAACGGCTTCAGCGCGGCGGTGTCGCTTTGCTGCTGGTCATGATGTCGGTCGCACTCTTCAACGACGTCACGCGGCTCTTTGGTTAA